One Micromonospora eburnea genomic region harbors:
- a CDS encoding CBS domain-containing protein gives MTTVGEFMTTRLVTMAGSDTLTDAAQEMRDSAIGDVVVTDGDNVVGIVTDRDITVRGVAENLDPNTTRLNQITSKDVVTVSQYDDAVAAADLMRTYAVRRLPVIDDGRLVGLISMGDLAVEREPQSVLADISADDPNN, from the coding sequence ATGACAACGGTCGGAGAGTTCATGACGACCCGGTTGGTGACGATGGCCGGCAGCGACACCCTCACCGACGCGGCGCAGGAGATGCGGGATAGCGCCATCGGCGACGTGGTGGTGACCGACGGTGACAACGTGGTCGGCATCGTCACGGACCGGGACATCACGGTCCGCGGCGTGGCCGAGAACCTGGACCCGAACACGACCCGGCTCAACCAGATCACCAGCAAGGACGTGGTGACGGTGAGCCAGTACGACGACGCGGTGGCCGCCGCCGACCTGATGCGGACGTACGCGGTACGCCGGCTACCGGTGATCGACGACGGCCGCCTGGTCGGGCTGATCTCGATGGGTGACCTCGCGGTCGAGCGGGAACCCCAGTCGGTGCTCGCCGACATCAGCGCCGACGATCCCAACAACTGA
- a CDS encoding VOC family protein, whose amino-acid sequence MPDLAAIVIHCRDPYLLAPFWSMVAGLPVVEEDRVKLADRSLGPTEAVLLRDPSGHRPDVWISPADDLPSSGRIHLDLVGDAEERAAVLAAGATVVRELPRWTVLADPEGNEFCLLPRAEAHADALLPGH is encoded by the coding sequence ATGCCGGACCTCGCCGCGATCGTCATCCACTGCCGTGACCCGTACCTGCTCGCCCCCTTCTGGAGCATGGTGGCCGGGCTGCCCGTGGTGGAGGAGGACCGGGTGAAGCTGGCCGACCGGTCGCTCGGGCCGACCGAGGCGGTGCTGCTGCGCGACCCGTCCGGGCACCGGCCGGACGTGTGGATCAGTCCCGCCGACGACCTGCCCTCCTCCGGCCGGATCCACCTCGACCTGGTGGGTGACGCGGAGGAGCGGGCCGCGGTGCTGGCGGCGGGCGCGACCGTGGTCCGCGAACTGCCCCGATGGACCGTGCTGGCCGACCCGGAGGGGAACGAGTTCTGCCTGCTCCCCCGCGCTGAGGCGCACGCCGACGCGCTGCTGCCTGGGCACTGA
- a CDS encoding SCP2 sterol-binding domain-containing protein, which produces MVDATTRFFQELDRRRFEPLLVKTSGTLRFDLHEGAHTTHWLLEIDRGNLQVRQEDREADTVVGSAPRLFGELVTGEENAIAALLRGDMTVVGDLRLLLQVERLLPGPPSSEGPRHVFRQEVR; this is translated from the coding sequence ATGGTGGACGCGACCACGAGGTTTTTCCAGGAGCTGGACCGGCGGAGGTTCGAACCCCTGTTGGTGAAGACCTCCGGGACCCTGCGCTTCGACCTGCACGAGGGGGCGCACACGACACACTGGCTGTTGGAGATCGACCGGGGCAACCTCCAGGTCCGGCAGGAGGACCGGGAAGCCGACACGGTCGTGGGTAGCGCGCCTCGGCTCTTCGGCGAGTTGGTCACGGGCGAGGAGAACGCCATCGCGGCCCTGCTCCGCGGCGACATGACCGTGGTGGGTGACCTGCGGCTGCTGCTCCAGGTCGAACGGCTGCTGCCCGGTCCGCCCAGCTCCGAGGGGCCGCGGCACGTGTTCCGGCAGGAGGTGCGGTGA
- a CDS encoding lysophospholipid acyltransferase family protein → MPELVYPPVIAAAKTMFRILDLRLTVEGGHHVPATGGAVLASNHVSYLDFIFCGYGAQESGRLVRFMAKDSVFRHKVSGPLMRGMKHIPVNRSAGAGSYQTAVAALRRGEVVGVFPEATISRSFTVKDLKSGAARMAQQAAVPLLPVAVWGTQRLWTKGRPRTLTRRHTPITILVGEPMDPAGYPDASTMTAELRSRLDSLVDRAQREYPEQPAGADDSWWQPARLGGTAPTPEEAAELDRAGRRARTA, encoded by the coding sequence ATGCCGGAACTCGTGTACCCGCCCGTGATCGCCGCAGCCAAGACGATGTTCCGGATCCTCGATCTGCGCCTGACCGTCGAGGGCGGCCACCACGTGCCGGCCACCGGGGGCGCGGTGCTGGCCAGCAACCACGTCAGCTACCTGGACTTCATCTTCTGCGGCTACGGCGCACAGGAGTCCGGCCGCCTGGTTCGGTTCATGGCCAAGGACTCCGTCTTCAGGCACAAGGTCTCCGGACCGCTGATGCGGGGCATGAAGCACATCCCGGTGAACCGGTCGGCCGGCGCCGGCTCGTACCAGACCGCGGTGGCCGCGCTGCGCCGCGGCGAGGTGGTCGGCGTCTTCCCGGAGGCGACCATCAGTCGTTCCTTCACCGTCAAGGATCTCAAGAGCGGGGCCGCCCGGATGGCCCAGCAGGCCGCCGTGCCGCTGCTGCCGGTCGCGGTCTGGGGCACCCAGCGGCTCTGGACCAAGGGCCGGCCGCGCACCCTGACCCGGCGGCACACCCCGATCACCATCCTGGTGGGGGAGCCGATGGACCCGGCCGGGTACCCGGACGCCAGCACGATGACGGCCGAACTGCGGAGCCGGCTGGACTCGCTGGTCGACCGGGCCCAGCGGGAGTACCCGGAGCAGCCGGCCGGCGCCGACGACAGCTGGTGGCAGCCGGCCCGCCTCGGCGGCACCGCCCCCACCCCCGAGGAGGCCGCCGAGCTGGACCGGGCGGGCCGCCGCGCCCGTACCGCCTGA
- a CDS encoding GlxA family transcriptional regulator: protein MARAVVFLLVPQLHLLDLAGPAQVFSTAADIGYDYRLHYVAATPEVPTVQGVTLRADTEWPELGSDDLVVVPGWRPSAHGPAGPVEPDDLRRLADHHAAGGTVASVCAGAFALGQAGLLDGRRCTTHHDVQDELARRHRAARVVPDVLYVVDDRVVTSAGIASGIDVALHLMAARHGPAVAARIARALVVYARRNGHENQTSAMMRHRSHLSEAVHRAQDLIDAHYTQPLPLAELAAACGVAERTMSRLFRRTTGLTPLGYQQLLRVERAEHLIGHGSTVEAAARTVGFADARMLRRLRARVRVDRAAPTLAG from the coding sequence GTGGCCCGGGCCGTCGTCTTCCTGCTGGTGCCGCAGTTGCATCTGCTGGACCTCGCCGGCCCGGCCCAGGTCTTCTCCACCGCCGCCGACATCGGGTACGACTACCGGCTGCACTACGTCGCCGCCACGCCCGAGGTGCCCACCGTGCAGGGGGTGACCCTGCGGGCCGACACCGAGTGGCCCGAGCTGGGGAGCGACGACCTGGTGGTCGTACCCGGATGGCGGCCCTCGGCGCACGGCCCGGCGGGCCCGGTCGAGCCGGACGACCTGCGGCGGCTGGCCGACCACCACGCCGCCGGCGGCACCGTGGCGAGCGTGTGCGCGGGGGCCTTCGCGCTCGGCCAGGCCGGGCTGCTCGACGGGCGGCGGTGCACCACCCACCACGACGTGCAGGACGAGCTGGCCCGGCGGCACCGGGCCGCCCGGGTGGTCCCCGACGTGCTCTACGTGGTCGACGACCGGGTGGTCACCTCGGCCGGCATCGCCAGCGGCATCGACGTGGCGCTGCACCTGATGGCCGCCCGGCACGGCCCGGCCGTCGCCGCCCGGATCGCCCGCGCGCTCGTGGTGTACGCCCGGCGCAACGGTCACGAAAACCAGACCAGCGCGATGATGCGGCACCGCTCGCACCTCTCGGAGGCGGTGCACCGGGCGCAGGACCTGATCGACGCGCACTACACCCAACCGCTGCCGCTGGCCGAGCTGGCCGCCGCCTGCGGGGTCGCCGAACGCACCATGAGCCGGCTGTTCCGGCGGACCACCGGGCTGACCCCGCTCGGCTACCAGCAGTTGCTGCGGGTGGAACGGGCCGAGCATCTGATCGGCCACGGCAGCACCGTGGAGGCCGCCGCCCGTACGGTCGGCTTCGCCGACGCCCGGATGCTCCGCCGGCTGCGCGCCCGGGTCCGCGTGGACCGCGCGGCGCCGACCCTGGCCGGCTGA
- a CDS encoding isochorismatase family protein, whose translation MSRAALVVIDVQESFRQRPIWAYASQPDIVAQVNRLVDAARRRGDLVVWVLHAEPGSAGVFDPAAGHVRLIDGLAPAAGEPTLVKTSHNAFTSTNLQQLLTQAGIRDLTVCGIRTEQCVETTARVGCDLGYEMTFVTDATVTFPIPHRDLPADATPEQILADPRTLSTEQIVTRTEYALAGRFATVRTVAELTAAPAGA comes from the coding sequence ATGAGCAGAGCAGCACTCGTCGTCATCGACGTCCAGGAGTCCTTCCGGCAGCGCCCGATCTGGGCGTACGCCTCGCAGCCGGACATCGTCGCGCAGGTGAACCGGCTGGTCGACGCGGCCCGCCGCCGGGGCGACCTGGTGGTCTGGGTCCTGCACGCCGAGCCGGGCAGCGCAGGCGTCTTCGACCCGGCCGCCGGCCACGTCCGGCTGATCGACGGACTGGCGCCCGCCGCCGGGGAGCCGACCCTGGTGAAGACATCACACAACGCCTTCACCAGCACCAACCTTCAGCAGCTCCTCACCCAGGCCGGCATCCGGGACCTCACCGTCTGCGGCATCCGCACCGAGCAGTGCGTGGAGACCACCGCCCGGGTCGGCTGCGACCTCGGGTACGAGATGACCTTCGTGACCGACGCGACGGTCACCTTCCCCATCCCGCACCGCGACCTGCCGGCGGACGCCACACCGGAGCAGATCCTCGCCGACCCGCGCACCCTGTCCACCGAGCAGATCGTCACCCGCACCGAGTACGCCCTGGCCGGCCGGTTCGCCACCGTGCGTACCGTCGCCGAGCTGACCGCCGCCCCGGCCGGAGCCTGA
- a CDS encoding glycogen debranching N-terminal domain-containing protein, translating into MAGGNTVRILDGNTFVVSEDTGDIEATPSEPTGLFSIDTRFLSKWVMTVNGERLNALSYDDLQYFEARFFLVPGLATHYIDAKLSVIRERTVGGSFRETVTILNHDEKAVDLEIRIAAGSDFADLFQVKDEILNKKGEIYSEPEQDRLRLGYRRGNFKRETVISASVPARYDHQGLAWTIHLEPNEQWDTAIEVQTFAIGPSGRDLRMGLQVRETERQALQRDLEQWLANAPKVNTEHPELASTYRRSLIDLAALRFSPLSLGGQTLPAAGLPWFMTMFGRDSILTCLQVLPFAPALSKTTLRILGALQGTRFDDFRDEDPGRILHEMRYGETAAFEEQPHSPYYGSVDATPLFVVLLDEYEKWTGDVALVKELERECRAALKWIDDYADLVGNGYIWYERRNTDTGLENQCWKDSWDSISYADGKLPPFPRATCEVQGYAYDAKMRAARLAREFWDDPAYADRLECQAAALKEQFNRDWWVADGEFYALGLDPDGRQCDVLSSNIGHLLWSGIVNEDRAAKIAEHLIGPRLFSGWGVRTLAEGEVRYNPIGYHNGTIWPFDNSFIAWGLRRYGFAEEAACIANGILDAARYFDGRLPEAFGGYHRELTKFPVEYPTACSPQAWSTGTPLLLIRTMLGLEPHEGHLSVDPRLPVGMGRIEVLDIPGRWGKVDAFARGRVDLDKLAA; encoded by the coding sequence ATGGCAGGCGGCAACACGGTCCGGATCCTCGACGGAAACACGTTCGTGGTCTCCGAGGACACCGGCGACATCGAGGCGACGCCGAGCGAGCCGACCGGTCTCTTCTCCATCGACACCCGGTTCCTGTCGAAATGGGTGATGACTGTCAACGGGGAACGGCTCAACGCGTTGTCGTACGACGACCTCCAGTACTTCGAGGCCCGGTTCTTCCTGGTGCCCGGGTTGGCCACGCACTACATCGACGCGAAGCTGTCGGTGATCCGGGAGCGGACGGTGGGCGGCAGCTTCCGGGAGACGGTGACCATCCTCAACCACGACGAGAAGGCGGTCGACCTGGAGATCCGGATAGCGGCCGGCTCCGACTTCGCCGATCTGTTCCAGGTGAAGGACGAGATCCTGAACAAGAAGGGCGAGATCTACTCCGAGCCCGAGCAGGACCGGCTCCGGCTGGGCTACCGGCGGGGCAACTTCAAGCGGGAGACGGTCATCTCCGCCTCCGTCCCCGCGCGGTACGACCACCAAGGGCTCGCCTGGACCATCCACCTGGAACCCAACGAGCAGTGGGACACCGCCATCGAGGTGCAGACCTTCGCGATCGGCCCGAGTGGCCGGGACCTGCGCATGGGGCTCCAGGTGCGCGAGACCGAGCGGCAGGCCCTCCAACGTGACCTGGAGCAGTGGCTGGCCAATGCGCCGAAGGTCAACACGGAGCACCCCGAGCTGGCCTCGACGTACCGGCGCAGCCTGATCGACCTGGCGGCGCTGCGGTTCTCGCCGCTCTCCCTCGGTGGGCAGACGCTTCCGGCCGCCGGACTGCCCTGGTTCATGACCATGTTCGGCCGGGACAGCATCCTCACCTGCCTCCAGGTGTTGCCGTTCGCGCCGGCGCTGTCCAAGACCACGCTGCGGATCCTCGGCGCGTTGCAGGGCACCCGGTTCGACGACTTCCGGGACGAGGACCCGGGCCGGATCCTGCACGAGATGCGGTACGGCGAGACGGCCGCCTTCGAGGAGCAGCCGCACTCGCCGTACTACGGCTCGGTGGACGCGACGCCGCTGTTCGTGGTGCTCCTCGACGAGTACGAGAAGTGGACCGGGGACGTCGCGCTGGTCAAGGAGTTGGAACGGGAGTGCCGGGCGGCGCTGAAGTGGATCGACGACTACGCCGACCTGGTCGGCAACGGCTACATCTGGTACGAGCGGCGAAACACCGACACCGGCCTGGAGAACCAGTGCTGGAAGGACTCCTGGGACTCCATCTCGTACGCCGACGGCAAGCTGCCGCCGTTTCCGCGCGCCACCTGCGAGGTGCAGGGGTACGCGTACGACGCGAAGATGCGGGCGGCCCGGCTGGCCCGCGAGTTCTGGGACGACCCGGCGTACGCCGACCGGCTGGAATGCCAGGCGGCCGCGCTCAAGGAGCAGTTCAACCGCGACTGGTGGGTGGCGGACGGCGAGTTCTACGCCCTCGGGCTGGACCCGGACGGCCGGCAGTGCGACGTGCTCAGCTCCAACATCGGCCACCTGCTGTGGAGCGGCATCGTCAACGAGGACCGGGCGGCGAAGATCGCCGAGCACCTGATCGGGCCGCGGCTCTTCTCCGGCTGGGGGGTACGCACGCTGGCCGAGGGCGAGGTCCGCTACAACCCGATCGGCTACCACAACGGCACCATCTGGCCGTTCGACAACTCCTTCATCGCCTGGGGCCTGCGCCGGTACGGATTCGCCGAGGAGGCCGCCTGCATCGCCAACGGCATCCTGGACGCGGCGCGCTATTTCGACGGCCGGCTGCCGGAGGCGTTCGGCGGCTACCACCGGGAGCTGACCAAGTTCCCGGTGGAGTATCCGACGGCGTGTAGCCCGCAGGCCTGGTCGACGGGGACTCCGCTGCTGCTGATCCGGACCATGCTGGGGCTGGAGCCGCACGAGGGTCACCTCTCCGTCGACCCGCGGCTGCCGGTCGGGATGGGCCGGATCGAGGTGCTGGACATTCCGGGTCGGTGGGGCAAGGTGGACGCCTTCGCCCGGGGGCGGGTGGACCTGGACAAACTCGCCGCCTGA
- a CDS encoding aspartate-semialdehyde dehydrogenase — protein MRIGIVGATGQVGGVMRQVLAERDFPAEQVRLFASARSAGRTLPWRDGEVTVEDAATADYRGLDIVLFSAGKGTALALAARVAEAGAVVIDNSSAFRMDPEVPLVVAEVNPHAVADRPKGIVANPNCTTMAAMPVLRPLHREAGLVSLVVATYQAVSGAGLAGVAELDEQVRKVAEHATELAFDGAAVEFPAPRSFARPIAFNVLPLAGSIVDDGSFETDEEQKLRNESRKILEIPGLKVSGTCVRVPVFTGHSLQINARFARPITPARARELLDGAPGVALADVPTPLDAAGQDPTYVGRIRADETVEHGLALFCSNDNLRKGAALNAVQLAELVAAERR, from the coding sequence ATGAGGATCGGCATTGTGGGGGCCACCGGCCAGGTCGGTGGCGTGATGCGGCAGGTGCTGGCGGAGCGGGACTTCCCGGCGGAGCAGGTGCGGTTGTTCGCCTCGGCGCGGTCGGCCGGGCGCACCCTGCCCTGGCGGGACGGCGAGGTCACCGTCGAGGACGCGGCCACCGCGGACTACCGCGGGCTGGACATCGTGCTCTTCTCGGCGGGCAAGGGCACCGCCCTGGCGTTGGCTGCCCGGGTCGCCGAGGCCGGCGCGGTGGTCATCGACAACTCGTCGGCGTTCCGGATGGATCCCGAGGTGCCGCTGGTGGTCGCCGAGGTCAACCCCCACGCCGTCGCCGACCGGCCGAAGGGCATCGTGGCCAACCCGAACTGCACCACCATGGCCGCGATGCCGGTGCTGCGTCCGCTGCACCGGGAGGCCGGACTGGTCAGCCTGGTCGTCGCCACCTACCAGGCGGTGTCCGGCGCCGGCCTGGCCGGGGTGGCCGAGCTGGACGAGCAGGTCCGCAAGGTCGCCGAGCACGCCACCGAGCTCGCCTTCGACGGCGCGGCCGTCGAGTTCCCCGCGCCGCGCTCGTTCGCCCGCCCGATCGCCTTCAACGTGCTCCCGCTGGCCGGCTCGATCGTCGACGACGGTTCCTTCGAGACCGACGAGGAGCAGAAGCTGCGTAACGAGAGCCGGAAGATCCTGGAGATCCCCGGACTGAAGGTCTCCGGCACCTGTGTCCGGGTGCCGGTCTTCACCGGCCACTCGCTCCAGATCAACGCCCGGTTCGCCCGCCCGATCACCCCGGCCCGCGCCCGCGAGCTGCTCGACGGCGCGCCGGGCGTGGCGCTGGCCGACGTGCCGACCCCGCTCGATGCGGCCGGCCAGGACCCGACGTACGTCGGGCGGATCCGGGCCGACGAGACCGTCGAGCACGGGCTGGCCCTCTTCTGCTCGAACGACAACCTCCGCAAGGGCGCCGCGCTCAACGCGGTGCAGCTCGCCGAGCTGGTTGCCGCCGAGCGTCGCTGA
- a CDS encoding alpha/beta hydrolase: MSERAVLLWIHGGGWRARYHEDGTALASLGLRVVAATYRFVDEARWPAQLDDVRAAARAARSAAGGLPLLVGGDSAGGMLALHLALRGVDRPGDVTAALAYWAPVDPLDPEFRRLRAHDDPWTDLLGHPPAADDPATVDATVATHLGSEVPVLLVHGRADAAVPAGQSVTLSGRLLAGGHPVHCWITHGGHALDLARPDIRAATAAFLDTVLPAD; the protein is encoded by the coding sequence ATGAGTGAACGTGCTGTCCTGCTCTGGATCCACGGCGGCGGCTGGCGGGCCCGGTACCACGAGGACGGCACCGCGCTGGCGTCGCTCGGGCTGCGGGTGGTCGCGGCGACGTACCGGTTCGTGGACGAGGCCCGCTGGCCGGCCCAGCTCGACGACGTACGGGCGGCGGCCCGCGCGGCCCGGTCCGCGGCCGGCGGGCTGCCGCTGCTGGTCGGAGGCGACTCGGCCGGCGGCATGCTGGCCCTGCACCTGGCCCTGCGCGGGGTGGACCGGCCGGGCGACGTGACGGCGGCGCTGGCGTACTGGGCGCCGGTCGACCCGCTGGATCCGGAGTTCCGGCGGTTGCGCGCCCACGACGACCCGTGGACCGACCTGCTCGGCCACCCGCCCGCCGCGGACGACCCGGCCACCGTTGACGCCACGGTCGCCACCCACCTCGGGTCCGAGGTACCGGTGCTGCTGGTACACGGGCGGGCGGACGCGGCGGTGCCGGCCGGGCAGTCGGTGACGTTGAGCGGACGGTTGCTCGCCGGCGGCCACCCGGTGCACTGCTGGATCACCCACGGTGGGCACGCCCTCGACCTGGCCCGCCCGGACATCCGGGCGGCCACCGCCGCGTTCCTGGACACCGTCCTGCCGGCAGACTGA
- a CDS encoding PPOX class F420-dependent oxidoreductase — MTDEQTRQALTDLIASRWLGTLATIKRDGRPQMSNVVYSFDRGQGVIRVSVTDGRAKTANLRRDPRASFQVSSQDGWAYAVAEARAELTPVAERPDDPTVEELVGIYRAVQGEHPDWDDFRRAMVAERRLVLRLHVERVYGMPPRA, encoded by the coding sequence ATGACGGACGAGCAGACCCGGCAGGCCCTGACCGACCTGATTGCGAGCCGCTGGCTCGGCACGCTCGCCACCATCAAACGCGACGGCCGGCCCCAGATGTCCAACGTGGTCTACTCCTTCGACCGCGGCCAGGGCGTGATCCGGGTCTCGGTCACCGACGGCCGGGCCAAGACCGCCAACCTGCGTCGCGACCCCCGGGCCAGCTTCCAGGTCAGCAGCCAGGACGGCTGGGCGTACGCGGTGGCGGAGGCGCGGGCCGAGCTGACCCCGGTGGCCGAACGGCCGGACGACCCGACCGTCGAGGAACTGGTCGGGATCTACCGGGCGGTGCAGGGCGAGCACCCGGACTGGGACGACTTCCGGCGGGCCATGGTCGCCGAGCGCCGGCTCGTGCTGCGGCTGCACGTCGAACGCGTCTACGGGATGCCGCCGCGAGCCTGA